From the genome of Lujinxingia vulgaris:
GGGCGCCTCCCAAGCCTGATTCTCTGGGGACCGCCCGGTTGCGGCAAGACGACCCTCGCCAAGATCTTGAGCGACGAGGTCGGCGCGCAGCTTGCGCCCCTCTCTGCGGTCAGCGGCGGCGTCAAAGACATCCGCCAGGCCGTCGAGCAGGCCGGCGACCTTCGGCGCATGCTCGGCCAGACCACGGTGCTCTTCGTCGACGAGATCCACCGCTTTAATAAGGCCCAGCAAGACGCGCTCCTGCCGCACGTGGAGCAGGGCACGGTCACGCTGATCGGCGCCACCACCGAAAACCCGAGCTTCGAGGTCAACGCCGCGCTCCTCTCGCGCTGCCGCACCCTTGTGCTGGAAGCGCTCGACGAGGCAGCGCTCGAGCGCATCCTCCGCCAGGCCCTCACCGACAGCTCCCGCGGCCTGGGCCTTGAGCCCGAGGCCCTGAGCGACGACGCGCTGGGCGCCCTGCTCAACGTCGCCGAAGGCGACGCCCGCGCCGCCCTCAACACCCTGGAGCTCGCCGCCACCTTCGCCGCAGCCCGGGGCAGCACCACCATCGAGCACCCCGATGTGGAGGAGGCCGCCCAACAGCGCGTCATCCGCTACGACAAGGCCGGCGACGCCCACTACAACACCGTCAGCGCCTTTATCAAAAGCATGCGCGGCTCCGACCCCGACGCCGCCGTCTACTACATGGTCCGCATGCTCGAGGGCGGCGAAGATCCGCTCTTTGTACTGCGCCGCATGGTCATCTTCGCCAGCGAAGACATCGGCAACGCCGACCCGAACGCCCTGCGCGTAGCCCTCGACGCCGCCGAGGCTTTTCGTTTTATGGGCATGCCCGAGGGCGTGCTGCCGATGACGCAGGCGGTGATTTATCTGGCCTGCGCCCCCAAATCCAACAGCGCCCTGACCACCTACGCCGCCGCCCGCAAAGCCCTCCAGCAGACCGGCAACCTGCCCCTCCCCAAACACCTGCTCAACGCCCCCACCAAACTCATGGCCAACCTCGGCCACGGCCGCGGCTACAAATACCCCCATAACTTCTCCGGCAACTACGTGGCCGGGGAGTCGTATCTGCCCGAAGACCTCCAGAACCAGCGCTTCTACCAGCCTGGCGAAAACGAGGTGATCCCGCGACCTCCCGGGCTTGATGCGGAGGCTGAGGCGCGGAGGAAGGCCACGCAGGCGGAGGGGCCCTCGCCGAATCCGTACCATAAGAATGCGAAGTGAGTGGGGGGGCTGGGGGGTTCGCGCTGTGGGGAGGTTCGGGTGTGGCGAGGGGGGGCGCGTTTTGTGGTTGGGTGGTTACGGGGTTAGGTGGTTGTGGGGCGCCGGGGTTCGCGCTGTGGGGAGGTTCGGGTGTGGCGAGGGGGGGCGCGTTTTGTGGTCAGGTGGTTAAGGGGTTAGGTGGTTGTGGGGCGCCGGGGTTCGCGCTGTGGGTCGATTCGTGAGGTCCTTGCGTGGAAGCACGCCTCCTCCCAACCGTAGGGGCACCCCTTGTCGGTGCCCATGACACCCGGGTTCGAGACCGAGATCGCGTCCGAGATCGAGCCCGAGATCCCTCTCAAGCTCACCAACCCATCCCCGTCCTCCCTTAACGAAGAATCACCGGTACGTGACGTGATAGGGAAACCTGAAGTTCCCCTGCACATAAAACTGCCCGATATGCCAGATCGAACTTTCGTCGAAGCTCCCCATCTCCAGCACCGAGCCCCCCACCGGCTGCGGCAGGTGCAGCATCGACGACCACCCGAAGCTCAGCCCGAAGTCGCGCGCGGCCTGAATCTCAAAATCCAGGGTGATGTCGATGCCCGGGCGAACGAAGAAGGTCGGCGAGGGCAGCGTGTCGGAGTGCATAAACAACGCGGTCCCGATGATCGAGGCGCCCAGGCTCACGCGAAAGGGGCTGGGGCTGAGCGCAAGGCCCGCGCCCAGCAGCGACCAGGTCGCGCCGTACATCCCCGTATCCCAGATCTTCGGCGAGAAATAGACCGAGCGCGGCAAAATCGCAGCGATCCCCGGCCGGTAGCGTACCTCCCCGGCCGCCAGCAGCCGATTGCGGTACTGCCGGGGCACCAGCTTCGGATGCTCCCGCACCAGATCGGAGGTGATCACCGCCTCCAGATCGATGCGCACCCCGAAATGCACCGGCTGGTCCTCGTACACATCGCCCCCATAACCGCTGGAGAGCGAGGGAGAGCCCACCATCACCCCGGCCGGCCCCACGCCCACCTGCACCGGGATGCTGGCGCGATTGGGGGCTTTCCAGCCCTTATAGCCCGAGCGGGCCTGCTGGGCTGCGGCCGGCGCGCTCATGCTTAGCACGCACGCCCCCACCACCATCGCCATCATGTGTATTGCTACTGCATCTCGCACTGCGTACCTCCCTCTCTGCTCGCCAGTCGGTCAGGGGAATGATTCATGTGGATCGCTGACGTTGGAGCGTAGTGGGAATTCAAGCGCCGGGTAAAGACACGATCCCGCGCGGCCGGGGGTCATGCCCGGGATCAACCGGCGCCTGCCTGACGCGTCGCGCCGGTTTCGCCACGAAACCCGGGACATGGTCGATGCCCTTTCCCTGCGCCCCCTTCCTGCGCTATGCCATGCGCCACCTTGTTTCTGTGACGTGCTCGCCCTTTCCTCCCCACCGCCTCACCGACGTTCTATGCCCACCGACACCTCCCGCGTTGCTTTTCTCTCGTTGCTACTGGCCGGCGTGATCGCGCTGAGCCTGGAGGCCCTGGCGCTCACGTTGAGCGAGCCCACCGTGACGCTGTGGATGCTGCCGACGCACCTGGGCGTGGCCGGGCCGCTCGTACTCCTGGGGGCCGGGTTGGGCGTGGTGGTCGCGCGGGGCTGGGCCGGGCTCTGGAAAGAGCGCGCGCCTGCGCCGCTCAACATCGTGGCGTGGCTCCTGAGCGCGCCGGTGCTGCTTGGCGCCTGGCTGGCCATAACGACCCTAATCAGCCTGAAGCTCGACGGGCGCATCGCCACCCCCTGGATGGGGGCACTGCTCGGCGCGCTGCTCTCGGCCGGCGCCGGGGCTGCGATCTTTGCGATGAGCTCGCCAATGGTCCTGCTCGTGCGTCGGCTGATCGCCCGGGTCACGGAGCACCCGGTGGGTCGCCTTATCCTGCGCGCCGATCTCTGGTTGCCGGCGCTGCTGGCCGGCGGGGCGCTCATCGCTCTGGCGATGCCGCTCGTGGGCCCGGGCACCCTCAAGGTGCTGCCCTGGAGCTATGTGGCCACCGGATGCGCTGGGCTGGCCGCCCTGCCCCTTGCCTGGCGGCTTTTGCAGGCACGTCCGGCGCTCAAGACCCCGCTGATGCGCGCGTTGCCCGCAGCGCTCGTGCTCCTGAGCCTCTTTTCGCCCCTGATGCCGCGGGCGATGGAACGCGCGCGCAGCTCCTTTAGCGACAAGCCCGCGATTGCCAGCCACCTCTACAGCGCGCTGGCCGGCCCCCTGGATTTTGACGACGACGGCGCGCTCTCGCTTTACGCCGGCGGCGACTGCGCCCCCTTCGACGCCTCGCGCGGCCCCCACCAGGTCGAGACGCCCAACGATGGCATCGACCAGAACTGCTCCGGCGAAGACCTCACGTACGATGTGGCCGACTTCGGCCCCGGCCCCAAACGCGTCGAGCCCCCCGAGGGCATCAACCGCCGCCCCAACATCATCCTGGTGACCACCGACGCCCTCTCGTTCAAACACACCACCGTCGGCGGCTACGCGCGCGAGACCACCCCGAACCTGGCCGAGTGGGCCGAGCGCGCCACCGTCTTTGAGACGGCGTTTTCCAACAGCACGTCCACGCGCCTGTCGATGCCCGGGCTGGTCACCAGCAAAATGAACAGCATGGTGCGCATGACCAACCGCCGCGTGCACCCCTACCCCTACGCCTCCGACGAAGTCACCCTGGGCACCATGCTGCGCGACGCGGGCTACCGCACGGTGCACATCCCCGGAAACCGCTACTTCGTGCGCTGGCGCGGCTACGCCCTGGGTTTTGAGGAGTTTGACACGCAGACCTACAAAAAAGCCGACGATCGCGGCCACACCTCCCCCGCGCTCACCGATCGCGCCATCGAGATCATCGAAGAACACGACGACGAGCGCCCCCTGGCCCTCTGGGTCCACTACTACGACCACCACGGCCCCTACGAGATCCCCAAAGACGCGAAAGTCTTCGGCGAGGGCAAGAGCAACATGGAGCGCTTCGAGAGCGAGCTCTGGTTCGCCGACCAGAGCTGGAAGCGCCTCTTCGCAGCCGTCGAGGCCCGCTGGAAACCCGAGGATTACGTGATGGTCTTCACCTCCGACCACGGCGAAGCTTTTGACAAAAACCACCCCCGCGAGCACCACGACTTCTCCATCTACACTCGCCCTACCCACATCCCGCTCATCATCCAGGCCCCCTTCGGTCGCGGAGAGCGCATCGACGGGCTCACCGGCCACATCGACGTGCTCCCCACCCTGGCCAACCTCCTGGATCTTGAGCCCCGCGAAGAC
Proteins encoded in this window:
- a CDS encoding replication-associated recombination protein A, with protein sequence MSSPNARRPLAERMRPSTLEAFVGQRHLLAEGKLLASALSRGRLPSLILWGPPGCGKTTLAKILSDEVGAQLAPLSAVSGGVKDIRQAVEQAGDLRRMLGQTTVLFVDEIHRFNKAQQDALLPHVEQGTVTLIGATTENPSFEVNAALLSRCRTLVLEALDEAALERILRQALTDSSRGLGLEPEALSDDALGALLNVAEGDARAALNTLELAATFAAARGSTTIEHPDVEEAAQQRVIRYDKAGDAHYNTVSAFIKSMRGSDPDAAVYYMVRMLEGGEDPLFVLRRMVIFASEDIGNADPNALRVALDAAEAFRFMGMPEGVLPMTQAVIYLACAPKSNSALTTYAAARKALQQTGNLPLPKHLLNAPTKLMANLGHGRGYKYPHNFSGNYVAGESYLPEDLQNQRFYQPGENEVIPRPPGLDAEAEARRKATQAEGPSPNPYHKNAK
- a CDS encoding sulfatase-like hydrolase/transferase, whose product is MPTDTSRVAFLSLLLAGVIALSLEALALTLSEPTVTLWMLPTHLGVAGPLVLLGAGLGVVVARGWAGLWKERAPAPLNIVAWLLSAPVLLGAWLAITTLISLKLDGRIATPWMGALLGALLSAGAGAAIFAMSSPMVLLVRRLIARVTEHPVGRLILRADLWLPALLAGGALIALAMPLVGPGTLKVLPWSYVATGCAGLAALPLAWRLLQARPALKTPLMRALPAALVLLSLFSPLMPRAMERARSSFSDKPAIASHLYSALAGPLDFDDDGALSLYAGGDCAPFDASRGPHQVETPNDGIDQNCSGEDLTYDVADFGPGPKRVEPPEGINRRPNIILVTTDALSFKHTTVGGYARETTPNLAEWAERATVFETAFSNSTSTRLSMPGLVTSKMNSMVRMTNRRVHPYPYASDEVTLGTMLRDAGYRTVHIPGNRYFVRWRGYALGFEEFDTQTYKKADDRGHTSPALTDRAIEIIEEHDDERPLALWVHYYDHHGPYEIPKDAKVFGEGKSNMERFESELWFADQSWKRLFAAVEARWKPEDYVMVFTSDHGEAFDKNHPREHHDFSIYTRPTHIPLIIQAPFGRGERIDGLTGHIDVLPTLANLLDLEPREDWLGETLVPALARGESPQKDVMHSLFYIPEAAKRGEETFKMIGTRTDDLYYFDDRIHGIRRLVRWREDPIDAVDVSGEEPETAEIYRFITGQRLEWLREREEALTAYAPEVEKADEE